One Caenibius sp. WL genomic window, TGCTGCATTGCGTGGCCGGGCTGCTGCTGGTCACCGTGCTGGGAATCGGCGGCCAATGGCTGCTGGCCCCGATGATCCACCGGATCGGGCTGGCGCTGGCGATTGCTGTCGGCCTGCTGACCATCGGGGTCGGCGTTCTGCGCCATGGGCAGCTTCCGCCGCTGATCGTCGGCACGATCGGGCTGTTGCTGATGGGCGGCGGATTGTTCGTCGAACACGGGATGGAAGAAGCCGTGCTGACGATCAGCGGCGTGGTCCTGCTCGCCGTCGCGCACATCCTCAACTTGCGTCACGCCCATTGAACGCTATCTGGGCGGGCATGACGAATGCCCTTTCCCTCATCGTAAACGGCGAACCGCGCCGCACCGCGCCCGGCAGCATCGCCGATCTGGTCCGCCAACTGGACCTCGATCCGGCTAAAGTCGCGGTGGAACGCAACGGGGATATCGTCCCGCGCTCGACTCTGGCCGATGTCGCGCTGGCCGAGGGCGACGTTCTGGAAATCGTGCATTTTGTAGGAGGTGGCAGCGGCATGACGGGTGATGATAGCTGGACGGTGGCAGGCCGTACGTTCCGTTCGCGTCTGATCGTCGGCACGGGCAAGTACAAG contains:
- a CDS encoding MerC domain-containing protein, with the translated sequence MRTAWLSLRDRMDRVGITLSGLCLLHCVAGLLLVTVLGIGGQWLLAPMIHRIGLALAIAVGLLTIGVGVLRHGQLPPLIVGTIGLLLMGGGLFVEHGMEEAVLTISGVVLLAVAHILNLRHAH